CCCCATCGGAAAGTTGACTACTATTTCCCGCCGTTAATATTCCCTCTTTACTAAAAGCTGGACGTAATTTAGCTAAACTTTCTAAGGTTGTTTCCGGGCGAATTCCTTCATCTTGATCGAGAATTTGGGTGCCTTTTTTACTCACAATTTCTATCGGGGCAATTTCCGCTTTAAAGATTCCCCGTTGAGTCGCTTCTGTCGCGCGTTTGTGGGAATAAAACGCCACTTCATCTAAATTTTGCCGGGTGAACCCATGTTCAGCAGCCACTCGTTCGGTTTCATCCCCCATTCCCTCTCCGGTGGTGGGGTCAGTTAACCCGTCATACACCAGAATATCAATTAACTGTTCCGGTGCACCCATGAGGAATTTATATCCCCATCTCGCCCGTTGGGAGAGATAAAATCCGGTTTGAGACATGGATTCTATGCCTCCGGCTAAGACGAGATCGGCTTCTCCGGCCCGAATGGCGGTTGCGGCATTAATCAGGGTCATCATACCGGAGGAACACACCATATCCACCGCATATCCATCCACATGGGCGGGAATTCCAGCTTTCAGGGCAGCTTGGCGAGGAATGAGTTGTCCGTGTCCGGCGCGGAGAACGTTTCCCAAAATGTAGAGGTCTAAGGCATCGCTGGGAACTCCTCCGCGTTCCAATGCAGCTTTGATGACGTGGGCCCCGAGATCGGAAGGAGAAAAACCTGCTAAGGAACCGCCAAAACGACCGAGGGGGGTGCGGACTGCTGAAACGATATACACATCAAGCACTAATCCCTGCTCCTCTTGCTAAAACTTTTAAGAACAATGATTCTTTTTTATCATATTTGAGGAGTATAAATTCCTAAATAAAGTATTAAGAATCGAAGAAAAATGATTAAGAATCAAGACGTTAATGTTAAGAATTGAACATTAAATATTAAGTTTTGAAAAAATCAGCAACGGGAGAACGGCTCAGAACAGGATAGAAAAGCCTTGTGATGAGTTGTGATCGCACAGCACTATCCTTAAAATAATTCTGTTTTTGCTTGACACAAACCAGAAAATTGAGCTATACTTAATAAAAGCTGTAAAAAAATATAGGGAAAAATGGCACGACAACTAAAACGTTGGGAATCTCCCCGCTCCCAAGGCAGAAATATTAAAGGAAAAGGGGGGTCGGCGAGGGCGCGACAACTGAAAAAACAACGGCAAACCCTCAGAAACAAACTTAATCAAAACCAAAGCAACGGGAAGGATCAATCAGATACCTTCCCGATTTTTTTAGGATTAACATTCTCCTTGAATATTGGGACAAATCGTGGTATCCTCGTGATAGTTTGATGGATGATCTTGCCAATGGTTGAGTAATTGTTGTAACTCACTTTTTAAAATTTCTAAGGCGGTTATTTGGTGATTAATCTCTTCAACTTTCATCGCTAAATGTTGTTTAACCTCCTCACAGGGAAGTTCACCGCGATCGCTAATATTTAAAATCTCTCGAATTTCACTTAAACTTAAACCCAAAGATTGAGCCCGTTTGACAAATGCTAAACGGTTGACGACCGAGGGATCAAAAAGTCGATACCCGGAGTCAGACCGTTCAACGGTGGGGGCTAATAAACCAATTTCTTCATAATAGCGAACCGTTTTCACCGATAAGCCACTCCGGGTGGCAACATCACCAATTTTTAAGCGTTCCTCTGTAATTACAGCACTCATTTTTAGTGATCCTGATTATTTTCTCATTAAATCAAAAGAACGATTTGATCCAGAAACTGAGTTTCTGAACTTTCCATCGGGATTTAATCTTTTAAAAAAACTTAAAAACCCGGTTTTTTGGATCGACGAGGGCGTAAGTCCTGGGTGAGTTGAGGGAGGGGAGGTCTTGAAGAACTAGGGGGGAGAGCATATTCCGGTGCGGTTTCAGGTTGTTCAATTTTAGAGCGTTGTAACATCCACCAACGCAAGACCAAAATCACCGCAACGCTGGAAAGCCCAAAGGTTAATAACGATAAACTTGAACTCACTCCACCAATCACAGCATCTACAGTTCCAACCGTTACCACAAAACTCACAATAGGTTCTCGACGATAAGCAGACCTGAGAACACGCGGCCATAAAGCATTCATCACAGTTTTACTCTAAATTTTAATTGTGTTAACTTTTAGTACAATCTCTCGGAATAGGAGCCGACAGAATCATTCTCTAATCTTCTTCACTTCAAAGTTTA
The genomic region above belongs to Planktothrix tepida PCC 9214 and contains:
- a CDS encoding heavy metal-responsive transcriptional regulator, whose product is MSAVITEERLKIGDVATRSGLSVKTVRYYEEIGLLAPTVERSDSGYRLFDPSVVNRLAFVKRAQSLGLSLSEIREILNISDRGELPCEEVKQHLAMKVEEINHQITALEILKSELQQLLNHWQDHPSNYHEDTTICPNIQGEC
- the phaA gene encoding acetyl-CoA acetyltransferase PhaA, encoding MLDVYIVSAVRTPLGRFGGSLAGFSPSDLGAHVIKAALERGGVPSDALDLYILGNVLRAGHGQLIPRQAALKAGIPAHVDGYAVDMVCSSGMMTLINAATAIRAGEADLVLAGGIESMSQTGFYLSQRARWGYKFLMGAPEQLIDILVYDGLTDPTTGEGMGDETERVAAEHGFTRQNLDEVAFYSHKRATEATQRGIFKAEIAPIEIVSKKGTQILDQDEGIRPETTLESLAKLRPAFSKEGILTAGNSSQLSDGAAAVVLASAQAVEKYGLTPLAKLMSGTLAGGETWRFTEIPILATQKLLTKLNMTIADFDLVENNEAFAVSSCLFNQMLGVPFDKMNVNGGAIALGHPIGASGTRIIVTLLNALKEQDKTLGLAALCHGTGGGTALAIERV